Proteins found in one Fulvitalea axinellae genomic segment:
- a CDS encoding response regulator, which produces MIETKYKTVMLIDDNEIDNLINQKMIEASNLANRIYTHSGAKSAVEFLKNIEKVDDGTGGILPDLIFLDIDMPLMDGFQFLEEFGKLSEKTRAHCKVIMLTSSVNQRDIKQATASDHVMSYINKPLSQSNLAELSV; this is translated from the coding sequence ATGATAGAGACAAAGTACAAGACCGTCATGTTGATTGACGACAACGAAATTGACAACCTGATCAATCAGAAGATGATCGAAGCGTCGAACCTTGCGAATCGGATTTACACGCATTCCGGAGCGAAGAGCGCTGTGGAATTCCTGAAAAACATCGAAAAAGTGGATGACGGAACGGGAGGTATTTTGCCGGATCTTATTTTCCTTGACATCGATATGCCTCTAATGGACGGCTTTCAGTTCTTGGAAGAGTTTGGGAAATTGTCCGAAAAGACGCGAGCCCACTGTAAGGTTATTATGCTGACCTCTTCGGTGAATCAGAGGGACATTAAGCAAGCCACGGCCAGCGATCACGTGATGTCTTATATCAACAAGCCCCTCTCGCAGAGTAATCTGGCGGAACTTTCCGTTTGA
- a CDS encoding GIN domain-containing protein, with protein MRFFEMKTWLSLVLSFFVFACDSSEEEEMSPEETTVETGALATEIISKVDLAMPATLVINQGEKQEVRFEGDAEIVSKIKREVKDGLWEIKLEPGKHEYKELKIFLTIGRLEAVKLSAAASVSVEDFTGEGVLAVGMTGVGNIDFGTLKGYDEIKTSVSSTGKVEFKKAGSAVRLLTADMSGVSKLYALNLVAEKCVVKVKGLGEVKLNVSETLDAEIGDLGKVYYKGTPAITKKVSGNGVLSAI; from the coding sequence ATGAGGTTTTTTGAGATGAAAACATGGTTGTCGTTAGTGTTGTCGTTTTTTGTTTTTGCGTGTGACAGTTCCGAAGAGGAGGAAATGTCGCCGGAAGAAACAACGGTAGAAACAGGAGCTTTGGCCACGGAAATAATCAGTAAAGTGGATCTGGCTATGCCGGCTACTTTGGTGATCAATCAGGGGGAGAAGCAGGAGGTGAGGTTTGAGGGAGACGCCGAAATTGTATCCAAGATAAAAAGGGAAGTGAAAGACGGCTTGTGGGAGATAAAGTTGGAGCCGGGGAAGCATGAGTACAAAGAGCTCAAGATTTTCTTGACGATTGGGCGCCTGGAAGCCGTGAAACTCAGCGCGGCCGCCAGTGTCAGTGTGGAGGATTTTACGGGCGAAGGTGTGTTGGCCGTGGGAATGACGGGAGTGGGCAATATCGATTTCGGAACGTTGAAAGGTTATGACGAGATAAAGACATCGGTCTCTTCCACGGGGAAAGTGGAGTTCAAAAAAGCCGGATCGGCGGTACGGTTGCTTACAGCTGACATGTCGGGAGTCAGTAAGCTGTACGCACTGAATTTGGTTGCCGAAAAATGCGTGGTCAAAGTGAAAGGTTTGGGCGAAGTGAAGCTAAATGTATCGGAAACTCTTGATGCGGAGATTGGCGATTTGGGGAAAGTGTATTACAAGGGGACTCCCGCCATTACCAAGAAAGTGTCGGGCAACGGAGTGTTGTCAGCGATCTAG
- a CDS encoding MGH1-like glycoside hydrolase domain-containing protein yields MIDKRFLTVLAALIFITAPGSAQQIDKRVLETNYDLDLPDWGPYNRAYNGISHVADPERGSRFELSVAPGFYRRKVIIPTVRYEAGFHPWEASPGLEYFSYRYELEWKDQVYCDVAFVQMDKNSRYIRSEFVNNTDAQQTVTLELFADMVFGKKGFRANTHGLWTEAEAYDAIRMERDHPKRHLQTDNWKPGVKRDDKATNGEVVKGIGEKTDDWLEYKVEIDRDISDARIALRYKTEKGNGAKINVSGMAKATFALPATEQYAMAETNIGDVKAGTYRIRLNPTEGVAVLDGFAVLAKGQTAEFERYKQKEEPNRIESKTPNSFILKYEGADQYYGLVWDYDFYKVRNFKGQYLDQMIRNSSHNHVSTTLWGANSDKDNFQEVFMRPIEMAKESKRVVRSYVVNGTLEEVQAKLKKYGNDMKLGERNYTEHKAKVADFREFNPSGDKYRFSQSRMAATSLTNVVYPIASYGQQVKHYVPGKWWQSLYTWDAGFASLGLLEVDPSRGLDLLFTYLTAPENENAFTHHGTPLPIQFYSFLEIWNRTQDKEMLRVAYPRLKRYHDFLTGKAEGSDTDKFESGMLRTFSYFYNSGGWDDYSPQAYMHGKKLSGTTAPVVNTAHAIRTAKILSSMANELGLRRDAREYTQDVKRLSEGLQKYSWDKESGYFGYVTHDKNGKPTGILRNSNGENMNKGMGGAYPIFAGEYTDAQKERLMEHIRNPKELWTPIGFTAVDQSASYYSKEGYWNGSVWFPHQWTFWKSLLDMGETEMAMKVATTALNLWQREVDESYNCFEHFLVNTGRGAGWHQFGALSSPVLSWYGSLYRPGTLTMGMDGFVKEKNLNADKTELSCSLDFGRFVKKGKKATMLACMKQGPGYEVQLKGAELVSYKEILPGLLAIEFKHKGQTVKLGVKPAKTSL; encoded by the coding sequence ATGATTGACAAACGCTTTTTGACGGTTCTGGCCGCGCTTATTTTTATCACCGCGCCCGGCTCCGCCCAACAGATAGACAAGCGTGTGTTGGAAACCAACTACGACCTCGACCTGCCGGACTGGGGCCCATACAACCGCGCTTACAACGGCATCAGCCACGTGGCCGATCCCGAAAGGGGAAGCCGCTTCGAGCTGTCGGTGGCGCCCGGGTTTTACCGCCGCAAAGTGATAATCCCTACCGTGCGCTACGAAGCCGGATTCCACCCTTGGGAGGCCTCGCCGGGGCTGGAATATTTCTCATACCGCTACGAGCTGGAATGGAAAGACCAAGTGTATTGCGACGTGGCTTTTGTGCAAATGGACAAAAACAGCCGCTATATCCGCTCGGAATTCGTCAACAATACCGACGCGCAACAGACAGTTACGCTTGAGCTTTTCGCCGATATGGTTTTCGGGAAAAAAGGGTTCCGCGCCAACACCCACGGCCTCTGGACCGAAGCCGAAGCCTACGACGCCATCCGGATGGAACGCGACCACCCGAAACGTCACCTGCAGACCGACAACTGGAAACCCGGCGTAAAACGCGACGACAAAGCCACCAATGGCGAGGTAGTAAAAGGCATCGGGGAAAAAACCGACGACTGGTTGGAATACAAGGTGGAAATCGACAGGGATATCTCCGACGCCAGAATAGCTCTCCGCTACAAAACGGAAAAAGGAAACGGAGCGAAGATTAACGTATCGGGCATGGCCAAAGCCACGTTTGCCCTGCCGGCTACCGAGCAATACGCTATGGCCGAAACGAATATCGGAGACGTGAAAGCCGGTACGTACCGCATCAGGCTCAACCCGACGGAAGGCGTTGCCGTACTCGACGGATTCGCCGTGTTAGCCAAAGGCCAGACGGCGGAATTCGAACGTTACAAACAAAAAGAAGAACCGAACCGCATTGAAAGCAAAACGCCCAACAGCTTTATCCTAAAATACGAAGGCGCCGATCAGTATTACGGTTTGGTATGGGACTACGACTTTTACAAAGTCAGGAACTTCAAGGGACAATACCTTGACCAAATGATCAGAAACAGCTCCCACAACCACGTCAGCACCACGCTTTGGGGAGCCAATTCGGACAAAGACAACTTCCAGGAAGTGTTTATGCGCCCGATCGAAATGGCCAAAGAAAGCAAGCGCGTGGTCCGGTCTTATGTGGTAAACGGAACTTTGGAAGAAGTACAGGCGAAACTCAAGAAGTACGGCAACGACATGAAGCTCGGCGAGCGGAACTACACCGAACACAAAGCCAAAGTGGCCGACTTCCGTGAGTTTAATCCTTCAGGCGATAAATATCGCTTTAGCCAAAGCCGTATGGCCGCCACTTCGCTGACAAACGTGGTTTACCCTATCGCCTCATACGGCCAGCAGGTCAAGCACTACGTTCCCGGAAAATGGTGGCAGAGCCTCTACACTTGGGACGCCGGTTTCGCCAGCTTGGGCTTGTTGGAAGTCGATCCTTCCCGCGGGCTTGACTTGCTCTTCACTTACCTGACAGCTCCTGAGAACGAAAACGCTTTCACGCACCACGGCACCCCACTGCCTATTCAGTTCTATTCGTTCCTCGAAATCTGGAACCGTACGCAGGACAAAGAAATGTTGCGCGTCGCTTACCCTCGCCTGAAGCGCTATCATGACTTCCTGACAGGCAAAGCCGAAGGCTCCGACACCGACAAGTTCGAATCGGGCATGTTGCGTACCTTCAGCTACTTCTACAATTCCGGCGGTTGGGACGACTATTCGCCACAAGCCTATATGCACGGTAAGAAGCTTAGCGGCACTACGGCCCCCGTGGTCAACACAGCGCACGCCATCCGCACGGCCAAGATCCTTTCCTCAATGGCCAACGAACTGGGCCTCCGCCGAGACGCACGCGAATACACCCAAGACGTCAAACGCCTCTCCGAAGGCCTCCAGAAATATAGCTGGGACAAAGAGTCCGGTTACTTCGGTTATGTCACCCACGACAAGAACGGCAAGCCTACAGGCATACTGCGTAACAGTAACGGCGAAAACATGAACAAGGGCATGGGCGGCGCTTACCCGATTTTCGCAGGCGAATACACCGACGCACAGAAAGAAAGATTGATGGAGCACATCCGCAACCCTAAAGAACTCTGGACACCGATCGGCTTTACCGCCGTGGACCAGTCGGCCTCGTACTACAGCAAAGAGGGTTACTGGAACGGCAGCGTGTGGTTCCCGCACCAATGGACGTTCTGGAAATCGTTGCTCGACATGGGCGAAACCGAAATGGCGATGAAAGTCGCCACCACGGCCCTCAACCTCTGGCAACGCGAAGTGGACGAAAGCTACAACTGCTTCGAGCACTTCTTGGTGAACACCGGACGCGGCGCGGGCTGGCACCAATTCGGAGCGCTCTCGTCGCCGGTACTGAGCTGGTACGGATCACTCTATCGCCCCGGAACCCTGACCATGGGCATGGACGGCTTCGTGAAGGAGAAAAACCTCAACGCCGACAAAACGGAACTTAGCTGTTCGCTCGATTTCGGACGCTTTGTGAAAAAAGGCAAGAAAGCCACAATGCTGGCCTGCATGAAACAGGGCCCCGGCTACGAGGTGCAACTCAAGGGAGCCGAGCTGGTAAGCTACAAGGAAATATTGCCCGGACTGTTGGCCATCGAATTCAAACACAAAGGCCAAACCGTGAAGCTTGGGGTAAAACCCGCCAAAACGAGCCTCTAA
- a CDS encoding SRPBCC domain-containing protein: MALEIKTEILINAPVSKVWKVLTSFGEYPRWNPFLTLLEGDPVEGGRISVTLSKMTFRPRVLAYRENSEFRWRGHLLMPGIFDGEHWFKLRETESGETMLTHGETFGGVLVPVFRSKLLGETKTGFEAMNWALKTVAEREGN; this comes from the coding sequence ATGGCATTGGAAATCAAGACAGAGATACTCATTAACGCTCCCGTAAGTAAAGTTTGGAAGGTGTTGACTTCTTTTGGCGAATACCCGCGCTGGAATCCGTTTTTAACGCTCTTGGAAGGAGATCCTGTCGAAGGCGGGCGGATAAGTGTCACCTTATCGAAGATGACGTTCAGGCCCCGTGTTTTGGCTTACCGGGAAAACTCAGAGTTCCGTTGGCGTGGGCATTTGCTTATGCCCGGGATATTTGACGGAGAACATTGGTTTAAGCTACGGGAAACAGAAAGCGGGGAGACGATGCTTACCCACGGCGAGACGTTTGGTGGAGTGTTGGTGCCCGTGTTTAGGTCTAAGCTGTTGGGGGAAACGAAAACCGGCTTTGAGGCGATGAATTGGGCTTTGAAAACGGTGGCTGAGCGGGAGGGGAATTGA
- a CDS encoding lysophospholipid acyltransferase family protein gives MSRVVKFFKGCYTAYGLSMFLLVMLCLAPFFWIASLRKSWRPFAEKLFQIWGTAVQILIGMPVRRTFKAPLDRKGQYIFAPNHSSFLDIPMIGSGPFPVVFLGKASLAKVPVFGFIYKSFNVLVDRKSSVSRAGALDKCRKELDAGRNLVVFPEGTQSREAPKMRAFKDGAFLLAIEKQIPVVPVTFPNNWKILPPLGNGFYMAWNVARVIFHEPISTKGMTNEDIPELKAKVKGIIEAELKKYNG, from the coding sequence ATGAGTAGGGTAGTCAAGTTTTTTAAGGGATGCTACACGGCGTATGGCCTGTCGATGTTTTTGCTTGTGATGTTGTGCTTAGCGCCGTTTTTTTGGATCGCTTCGTTACGGAAATCGTGGAGGCCATTCGCCGAAAAACTGTTCCAGATTTGGGGAACGGCAGTGCAAATTCTGATCGGTATGCCGGTGCGCCGGACTTTCAAGGCGCCGTTGGACCGTAAGGGGCAGTATATTTTCGCTCCGAACCACAGTTCTTTTCTTGATATCCCGATGATTGGCAGCGGTCCGTTTCCCGTTGTGTTTTTGGGGAAAGCGTCTTTGGCCAAAGTGCCGGTGTTCGGGTTTATCTACAAAAGCTTCAACGTGTTGGTGGACAGGAAAAGTTCGGTAAGCAGGGCGGGAGCCTTGGATAAATGTCGTAAAGAGCTTGACGCCGGCCGTAATTTGGTGGTGTTTCCCGAAGGGACGCAGTCAAGGGAGGCTCCCAAGATGAGGGCTTTTAAGGACGGGGCCTTTTTGTTGGCGATTGAAAAGCAAATTCCCGTCGTGCCGGTGACTTTTCCGAATAACTGGAAGATCTTGCCGCCGTTGGGCAACGGGTTTTATATGGCTTGGAACGTAGCCAGAGTCATCTTTCACGAACCGATATCCACAAAAGGGATGACCAATGAGGATATTCCCGAGTTGAAAGCGAAAGTGAAAGGCATAATCGAGGCCGAACTGAAAAAATACAACGGATGA
- a CDS encoding MATE family efflux transporter, whose product MNYREHFKKNFHFAYPVTLSQMGHMLVGLADSVMVGHLGKGPLAAASFANSVFAVVFTFGIGVSVGLSPLVAKTAGEGDNRQVVGLFKNSLVINSVMGLVLLLLTFGLMYTLPYMGQPQEVNDLAGSYLSILGWSVLPLMLFQTGRQLAEGLAITKQAMFITLFCNVLNVGMNYVFIYGHYGFEPMGLYGAGLATFISRIVMAVLMFWFLLRSKRMSFLSKFYGQVKIEKEKLRKLLKLGLPTGLQTLFEVSAFSFAAVMCGWLGTTALAAHQIAWNVCSITYMMATGIASAAMVRVGNRLGAKDLEGLKKAGYSNMFMVVVFMSAVALCYTLFRHIIPTFYIDDAKVILLAGELLVVAALFQLSDGLQVVANGALRGLQDVKIPSVFVLMAYWVAGLPMAYLLAFEFGLGTVGIWYGFLIGLTVTALCCVWRFRNLTRKLVGKEAGAKMILQD is encoded by the coding sequence ATGAACTACAGAGAGCATTTCAAAAAGAATTTTCATTTCGCGTATCCAGTCACGCTTAGCCAGATGGGGCATATGCTCGTCGGTTTGGCCGACAGCGTGATGGTGGGGCATTTGGGCAAAGGGCCCTTGGCCGCGGCTTCCTTTGCCAACAGTGTTTTCGCCGTTGTGTTCACCTTTGGTATAGGCGTTTCCGTAGGGCTAAGCCCTTTGGTGGCCAAAACCGCCGGAGAAGGCGACAATCGTCAAGTGGTGGGGTTGTTTAAGAACAGCTTGGTTATTAACTCCGTTATGGGCTTGGTGTTGCTGTTGCTGACTTTTGGGCTGATGTATACGCTACCGTATATGGGCCAGCCACAGGAGGTGAATGACCTTGCGGGTTCGTATTTGTCGATTCTGGGCTGGTCGGTGTTGCCGCTGATGTTGTTCCAAACGGGACGCCAATTGGCCGAGGGGCTTGCGATCACCAAGCAGGCGATGTTCATTACGCTGTTCTGCAACGTATTGAATGTCGGAATGAATTACGTCTTTATTTACGGACATTACGGTTTTGAGCCAATGGGACTATATGGCGCCGGTTTGGCGACGTTTATCTCCAGAATCGTGATGGCGGTGTTGATGTTCTGGTTCCTGTTGCGTTCGAAAAGAATGTCTTTCCTGTCGAAATTTTATGGGCAAGTGAAAATCGAGAAGGAGAAACTGCGGAAGTTGTTGAAGCTGGGCCTGCCTACGGGACTTCAAACTTTGTTTGAGGTGTCGGCCTTTTCTTTCGCCGCGGTAATGTGTGGATGGTTGGGGACTACGGCATTGGCCGCGCACCAGATAGCCTGGAACGTTTGCTCGATTACTTATATGATGGCTACGGGCATTGCGTCGGCTGCTATGGTGCGGGTGGGGAACCGTTTGGGTGCGAAGGACCTGGAAGGTTTGAAAAAGGCCGGATACAGTAATATGTTTATGGTTGTCGTATTTATGTCTGCAGTGGCTTTGTGCTATACGCTGTTCCGCCATATCATCCCGACTTTCTATATCGATGACGCTAAAGTTATCCTGTTGGCTGGAGAGCTGTTGGTGGTGGCCGCTTTGTTCCAACTTTCCGACGGCTTGCAAGTTGTAGCAAATGGAGCCTTGCGGGGGCTTCAGGATGTGAAAATTCCTTCCGTATTCGTATTGATGGCTTATTGGGTGGCCGGATTGCCGATGGCTTATCTTTTGGCCTTCGAATTTGGTCTCGGAACTGTAGGCATATGGTATGGGTTTTTGATAGGATTGACCGTGACGGCGCTGTGTTGCGTGTGGAGGTTCCGGAACCTAACCCGAAAGCTTGTGGGGAAAGAAGCCGGAGCAAAAATGATTTTACAAGACTGA
- the gatC gene encoding Asp-tRNA(Asn)/Glu-tRNA(Gln) amidotransferase subunit GatC has protein sequence MNINEEAIKKIAHLARLDFDEKGATEMAESMTRILDWVEKLNEVDTDGVKPLTNMSHEVNAFREDEVKDHLSREMALKNAPKKDDDYFRVPKVIE, from the coding sequence ATGAACATCAACGAGGAAGCCATCAAGAAAATAGCCCATTTGGCACGCTTGGATTTTGACGAGAAAGGCGCAACCGAAATGGCTGAAAGTATGACCCGCATTTTGGATTGGGTGGAAAAGCTCAACGAGGTGGACACTGATGGGGTGAAACCCCTCACAAACATGTCGCATGAGGTTAACGCTTTCAGGGAAGACGAGGTGAAAGATCACCTTTCCCGTGAAATGGCCCTGAAAAATGCTCCGAAAAAGGATGACGATTATTTCCGGGTGCCGAAAGTAATTGAATAA
- a CDS encoding Crp/Fnr family transcriptional regulator, producing MVTLEEYIREYFGVAVVDLERASRHFRVQKLSKDDFFVKSGRFCNRLSFVSSGYLRVYAFADGRDVTQWVAKPGQLLTDLSSFVFESPARWNIQALTDCEIFTVSKADYGRFGDVVKDWERLEKMFIAKCFLTMEERVFSFLSMNAEERYQSLFRSDPDLFNRVSLRFLASMLGMAPETLSRLRRKSLS from the coding sequence ATGGTGACTTTGGAAGAATATATCAGGGAGTACTTTGGCGTGGCGGTGGTGGATCTGGAACGTGCCTCAAGGCATTTCAGAGTCCAAAAGCTCTCGAAGGACGATTTTTTTGTCAAAAGCGGCAGGTTTTGTAACCGTTTGAGTTTTGTGAGTTCCGGTTATTTGCGTGTGTACGCTTTCGCTGACGGCCGTGATGTTACCCAATGGGTGGCGAAGCCGGGGCAACTGCTCACCGATCTTTCGTCTTTCGTGTTTGAAAGCCCGGCGAGGTGGAATATCCAAGCCCTGACGGATTGTGAGATTTTTACGGTTTCAAAAGCCGATTACGGTCGTTTCGGGGATGTTGTCAAGGATTGGGAGCGTCTGGAAAAGATGTTTATTGCGAAATGTTTTCTCACGATGGAAGAGCGCGTTTTCTCGTTTCTTTCCATGAATGCCGAAGAGCGCTACCAAAGTTTGTTCCGTAGCGATCCGGACCTGTTCAATCGGGTTTCTTTGCGTTTTCTGGCCTCGATGTTGGGAATGGCTCCGGAAACGCTGAGCAGGCTCCGCCGAAAATCCCTTTCTTGA
- a CDS encoding aldehyde dehydrogenase family protein — protein MNKRTALGHEIHEAKSALGLGGEPFGASTGKDWFGKDGVRIDSWSPVDGELIGSVSSATAEDYERVIGKAQEAFAEWRLVPAPKRGEIVRQIGEALRAHKEDLGKMVSYEMGKSLQEGLGEVQEMIDIADFAVGLSRQLHGLTMHSERPEHRMYEQYHPLGIVGIISAFNFPVAVWSWNSFLAWVCGDVCVWKPSEKTPLVAVACQRIVSEVFERNGVPEGVSCLVQGDYAVGELMTNDKRVPLVSATGSTRMGKIVGAAVGARLGKSLLELGGNNAMIITPSADLAVAMTAGVFGAVGTAGQRCTSTRRLIVHESIIDDVKERLAKAYGQLKIGDPLDENNHVGPLIDKDAVNVYLGALSKVKEEGGVEVVSGGVLDGPGFESGCYVKPAVFEARNDFEIVQTETFVPLLYLIPYKTLDEAIAIQNDVPQGLSSTIMTNDLRESEKFLSHAGSDCGIANVNIGTSGAEIGGAFGGEKETGGGRESGSDAWKVYMRRQTNTINYGTAVPLAQGIKFDL, from the coding sequence ATGAATAAGCGAACAGCCCTCGGGCATGAGATCCATGAAGCGAAATCCGCTTTAGGCCTCGGCGGTGAGCCGTTTGGTGCTTCAACGGGAAAAGACTGGTTTGGGAAGGACGGAGTTCGGATCGATTCGTGGTCGCCTGTCGATGGCGAACTGATAGGTTCGGTAAGTTCGGCCACCGCAGAGGATTACGAAAGGGTGATAGGCAAGGCGCAAGAGGCTTTTGCCGAGTGGCGCTTGGTGCCCGCTCCGAAACGCGGAGAGATAGTTCGCCAAATTGGCGAAGCTTTGCGTGCTCATAAGGAGGATCTGGGTAAGATGGTTTCTTATGAAATGGGGAAATCCTTGCAAGAAGGTCTCGGCGAGGTTCAGGAAATGATAGATATCGCCGACTTTGCGGTTGGTCTTTCGCGTCAGTTGCATGGCCTTACCATGCATTCCGAAAGGCCGGAGCACAGGATGTATGAGCAATACCATCCGTTGGGAATTGTCGGAATTATTAGCGCCTTTAACTTTCCGGTGGCCGTTTGGTCTTGGAACTCGTTTTTGGCTTGGGTTTGCGGAGATGTTTGCGTTTGGAAACCCTCCGAAAAAACGCCGTTGGTCGCTGTGGCTTGCCAACGAATCGTGAGCGAAGTGTTTGAGCGAAATGGAGTGCCCGAAGGTGTGAGCTGTCTTGTGCAGGGAGATTACGCTGTTGGTGAATTGATGACGAACGACAAGCGGGTTCCTCTGGTATCGGCTACAGGCTCTACCCGGATGGGGAAAATCGTCGGAGCGGCGGTTGGGGCCCGGTTGGGCAAAAGTTTGTTGGAGTTGGGCGGTAATAACGCCATGATTATAACGCCGAGCGCCGATTTGGCCGTTGCGATGACCGCAGGGGTTTTCGGAGCCGTAGGAACGGCTGGCCAGCGTTGCACTTCGACCAGAAGGCTGATCGTGCACGAATCGATCATCGATGATGTGAAAGAAAGGTTGGCGAAGGCTTACGGGCAGTTGAAAATTGGGGACCCGTTGGATGAAAATAATCATGTAGGTCCATTGATTGACAAGGATGCCGTAAACGTGTATCTCGGGGCTTTGTCAAAAGTGAAAGAAGAAGGAGGCGTGGAGGTCGTTTCTGGCGGAGTGTTGGACGGTCCGGGTTTTGAATCCGGTTGTTACGTTAAGCCTGCGGTTTTTGAAGCTCGAAACGATTTCGAGATAGTACAGACGGAAACGTTCGTCCCATTGCTGTATCTAATTCCTTACAAAACTTTGGACGAGGCGATTGCGATACAGAACGACGTGCCCCAAGGCCTGAGCTCGACCATAATGACAAATGACCTGCGAGAATCGGAAAAATTCCTTTCGCATGCGGGGTCGGATTGTGGAATAGCCAATGTGAATATCGGAACCTCGGGAGCCGAGATAGGTGGCGCTTTCGGTGGGGAAAAGGAGACCGGCGGAGGCCGTGAGTCCGGTTCTGACGCTTGGAAAGTGTATATGAGGCGCCAGACTAACACGATAAATTATGGCACGGCTGTACCTTTGGCCCAAGGGATAAAGTTTGACTTATAG
- the htpG gene encoding molecular chaperone HtpG, with protein MQEKGSISIHTENIFPIIKKFLYSDHEIFLREIVSNAVDATQKLKQLASMGEFKGELGDVRVKVSFDKDAKTITISDAGIGMTGDEVKKYINQIAFSGATDFVEKYKDVTDKEQIIGMFGLGFYSAFMVAKEVEIVTKSHQEGSEAVRWVCDGSTSYSIEKSDKEGRGTDVILHIAEDSEEFLEEHRISQILTKYCKFLPIEIVFGTKEETVKGEDDKEEKVVKDNVINNPTPIWAKSPSDLKDEDYLAFYRELYPMTMDEPLFWIHLNVDYPFNLTGILYFPKVKDQLDLQRNNISLYSRQVFITGEVKDIVPEFLQLLHGVIDSPDIPLNVSRSYLQSDANVKKINNYISKKVSEKLQGIFKNDRPSFEEKWESIGLFVKYGMVADEKFYDRAQKYALLKNVDGKCSTIEEYKAQAEVNQKDKDGNLVVLYANDPALQDGFIQAAKARSYDVVVMDGVLDNHFINTLEQKLEKVQFKRVDAETADKLIDKDEKLESVLSEDDTTKAKEIFEKAIGDSAYAVSVDPLATDDLPLSITRPEFMRRMRDMQRQGGGGPMAFMGSMPEQFTATVNANHPLVTKLVKAENEDEAVALAKQAFNIGLLSQNMLSGADLTDFIKRSVELASK; from the coding sequence ATGCAAGAGAAAGGTTCCATTTCGATCCATACGGAGAATATTTTCCCGATTATCAAGAAGTTTTTGTACTCGGATCATGAGATTTTCCTTCGTGAGATTGTCTCTAACGCCGTTGACGCCACTCAAAAACTCAAGCAACTGGCCTCTATGGGCGAGTTCAAAGGTGAGCTTGGTGACGTTCGGGTGAAAGTTTCTTTCGATAAGGACGCCAAAACTATCACTATTAGCGATGCCGGTATCGGTATGACTGGTGATGAAGTGAAGAAGTATATCAACCAGATCGCTTTTTCTGGCGCCACCGATTTCGTCGAAAAGTATAAGGACGTAACCGACAAGGAGCAGATTATCGGTATGTTCGGTTTGGGCTTCTACTCTGCCTTTATGGTGGCTAAGGAAGTTGAGATTGTTACCAAATCGCATCAAGAAGGAAGCGAAGCCGTAAGATGGGTTTGTGACGGGAGTACTTCATACTCAATCGAAAAATCGGATAAAGAAGGGCGTGGCACCGACGTGATTTTGCACATTGCCGAGGATTCGGAGGAATTTTTGGAAGAGCACCGCATCTCGCAAATCTTGACGAAGTACTGCAAGTTCCTCCCGATTGAGATTGTTTTCGGTACTAAAGAGGAAACGGTAAAAGGCGAGGACGATAAAGAGGAAAAGGTTGTTAAGGACAACGTGATCAACAACCCGACGCCGATTTGGGCCAAGTCTCCTTCGGATTTGAAAGATGAGGACTATTTGGCGTTCTACCGCGAGTTGTATCCTATGACAATGGACGAGCCGTTGTTCTGGATCCACTTGAACGTTGACTATCCGTTTAACTTGACGGGAATTCTCTACTTCCCGAAAGTAAAAGACCAGCTTGATCTTCAGCGCAACAATATCAGCCTTTACTCGCGCCAGGTGTTTATCACTGGCGAGGTGAAGGATATCGTTCCTGAGTTCCTGCAGTTGTTGCACGGCGTTATCGATTCTCCGGACATTCCTTTGAACGTGTCGCGTAGTTACTTGCAGTCTGACGCCAACGTTAAGAAGATCAACAACTATATCTCTAAGAAAGTATCCGAGAAGCTGCAGGGGATTTTCAAGAATGATCGTCCTTCTTTCGAAGAGAAGTGGGAGAGCATCGGCCTGTTCGTGAAATACGGAATGGTGGCTGACGAGAAATTCTACGACCGCGCTCAGAAATACGCTCTTTTGAAGAATGTTGACGGGAAATGTTCGACAATCGAGGAATACAAAGCGCAGGCGGAAGTAAACCAAAAAGATAAAGACGGCAACTTGGTGGTTCTTTACGCCAACGATCCGGCTTTGCAAGACGGTTTTATCCAAGCGGCCAAAGCTCGTAGCTATGATGTGGTAGTGATGGACGGCGTTCTCGACAACCATTTCATCAACACTTTGGAGCAGAAGCTTGAGAAGGTTCAGTTTAAGCGTGTGGACGCCGAGACTGCCGACAAGCTGATCGACAAAGACGAGAAGCTGGAAAGCGTACTTTCGGAAGACGATACGACGAAAGCTAAGGAAATCTTCGAAAAAGCGATTGGTGACAGCGCTTACGCGGTGTCTGTGGATCCGTTGGCTACCGACGATCTGCCGCTTTCGATCACCCGTCCCGAGTTTATGCGCCGTATGCGCGATATGCAGCGCCAAGGCGGTGGCGGTCCTATGGCTTTCATGGGAAGCATGCCTGAGCAGTTTACGGCTACCGTAAACGCCAACCACCCGTTGGTGACCAAATTGGTGAAAGCCGAGAACGAAGACGAGGCGGTGGCTTTGGCTAAGCAAGCCTTTAATATCGGGTTGCTTTCGCAGAATATGCTTTCGGGTGCCGATTTGACGGACTTTATCAAGCGCAGTGTGGAGTTGGCCTCTAAGTAA